Sequence from the Microplitis demolitor isolate Queensland-Clemson2020A chromosome 2, iyMicDemo2.1a, whole genome shotgun sequence genome:
aaaaaattttcaattttcataccgggaagatcaaaaaaatttatatgagtaatagaactttatataaatgaatttttagtaaaaaaaaaaagaactttttaaaacatatttttactatatttcaCCCTTGTTccgaaaaaattcagaaaacattcataaaaagttctaaatttaagattttttaacttttttgaaaccagggtaaagtatagtaaaaatatgtttttaaaaacgttctttttttactcaaaattcacTCATTTAAAGTCCTagacaattgtttttttactatcaatatTACAAAAGTTCCACTCGATGTTCTAATCTATCTCAAGTTTAGAAGTTCCACATGTCAAATTTCTttgggattttttttgaaaaaattttttttacacaggtTATAATTCCcaattctttataattttcaaatatttttttatgataaaatattatagttttatatttacttatctACAATAGCCGAgtcaataaattgattaatgttTCCACCTGTTTAAAGAATCTATTTAACCACGTGTCCGATAAAAATGCTCTATCACGATctaattacttttgtaatagataaaatattaatttcaaaacaatttaatatcaataataaatataaataataatgtgttgatgaatttaaaaagtctgctttagtttattaatttaaattattaacatcaaggtatttatttgtttttaaattttatttataaattatgtaaaaaattttattttttatcttgaataatttacctggaattcatattttattgtcatacaaaaataattgataatttaattgtacgtttaatttaaattcaacaaaaacaagataacaataattgaatttcaaaacaTAAGATTAGATTTCATTGAATttgtatttgtttttaaattatttcagtattcGGTAAAAAACGTATTGAATATTATTCttagttcaaatttttatagtgtaaataataataaaattaatacactGAGaggaaaaaatgtatattttcaagaaaaaattattgatttacgTATTTTAGTTACTCAAATAGTGCCAAGCAATTAATTTCTTCAATGAAGTAaagtaattactttatttacttgcttaatactaagaaaaaaattttattttgttaaaaaaatagtattagaCATGccataacattttttttttataaataaataattttaccttaCCTAAGATTCGAACCTAGACCGATCACGCAAGACTTACGACCTACTTAAGATGtttgtcattttaaatattaatccaAGTTTAAATCTGAGGCATATTTTGAACCTAAATGAGCATGGAAAAtctaaattatactttttaggatgaaaaaattgtaaaagctTGAAATGGCCCTACTTACGTTTACAAAGACTTGAATTGAACCTACTTAGACTTATGAAGGCATAAATTAGACCTACAAAGACACATATATCGTGAAACGAACGAGCTCAGAATTTTTCGAATCGACTCTCTGTTGGTCTCAGACTGCTTCTAAGTCCTATTCTACTCCTAGATGTCATTAATCTACTGATAAATTCGctaaaatctataattttcattaaaaaaaaattacttagttattagcttttttttttttttttattttatgtttatagaAACGATTTGTCAAAGGTCTCCGTCAATTtggcaaaaatttttcacgtaTACGTAAAGATTTATTACCCCACAAAGACACACCAGAATTggttgaatattattatttatggaaaaaaacaCCAGGTGCAAATAATAATCGTCCCCATAGACGTAGACGTCAAGGTTCATTACGACGTATACGAAATACACGTAACTCACGTGCGGGTACTCCTAAAGAGGAGACACCCACTGTTCaaactaaagaaaataatacacCAGCAAACACGACGAGCGCTAAGGAAGCAACTACCGAGCCGGAAACACCGTCTGTCGGTGCTTCGGCAAgtagtaataacaataatagtacaagtactaataataataataacaatagtaataataataatccggGCGGTGAAGTTAGTTCTGTGACAGAGGACGATAATTCGGAGGAAGACAGTGATTCGCGTGATACAAATACCAACGGTTCGGCATTTGAACGATCTTGTCAGCATTGTTTTTCAACAACATCTAAAGATTATCAGATTGCTGGTAAAGATAGACTATTACTTTGTCTGGAATGTCGATCACACTTGAAAAAAACAGGAGAATTACCTCCAGCACCGCCTTATCTATTTCGACCTGTACCTGCAGAATCACCGGACAGTCCCGGTAGAATGCGGACACGTAATAAAGCTAAAGAAACACCACGTCCAGCACGACCACGTAGAACTGGAGGTACTGATACTCCGGATCAAGAaaaacaacagcagcagcaacagcaacaacaacagcaaaaTCAACAGACACCTGACAAGAAAAAGAAGTCGACGAAATCAGAGACGCCGAAGAAAACACAAAAGAGGCCGCAAATTGATGAAAACGACGAAGATAAAGATTCACAAAAACGCAAACGTGCTGAAAGTCCATCGGAATCTCTGACGACTGACTCAAACTCGCTGATGGATGAACCAGAGCGTGAAAACGAAGTTGATTCCAATGAGAATCAACCGTCCTCAAATGTACCGGTTGTTAATGAAGATCCTTTCTCACCAGAAACAACACCTGAAGAATCCTCAGAAACTACGCCGGTATCTACACCTATTCCTCCGCCGGTAATAACGAATTTACCTATAAATGTTCCTGTTATTCATGTGCTAGAGAAAAAACCAGTCATTGAAGAGTCACCACCTGAAATTAAAACAGAACCTGAAGACTTGATGAatcaacaacagcagcagcagatGCAACagcatcaacaacaacaacagcagcagcaacaacaacagcaactgCAACCAGTCCCATTGAAACTAGAACCACTTCCAACAGAGGCTGAAATGTCTCCAGTAAATGAGGAAATAAAATCGGAACCTGATTTGCAgcctcaaaatttaaatattaatcaacaacatcaacaacaacaacagcagcaacaacaacaacagcagcaacaacaacaacagcaacaacaacaacaacagcatcagcaacaacaacaacatcagcaacaacaacagcagatGCAGCCGCAACCGATGATAAATGATTTAAGTCAAAATATGCCAAGAAATTTATCACAACCAATGAGCAATCCAATAATTATTCCTCAAAGTATACCTACGGCATtgccaccaccaccaccaacTCAATTACCACCTCAACCTCCTCAGGGTCTTCCTCTTAATATGCAATACTCAGGTAGTATACAAGCCGCTCAAACGGTACCACAAAATCTCTCGCAAAATATATCGATACCACAAAATATTCCACAACCGATAGCTCAAAGTTTAGCGGCATCGCGTGATATGATCCAACCACCAATGACGAATCATGCAGAACCACAGCCTTTGGCTCAGAGTATACCCGTACCAccgttgaatttaaatataccgCAAAATTTATCTCAAATGTCACAAATGCCGCCTTCGCCACAACCACTTGGTCTTACGGTAATGCCTACGGATAATCGAATCAATGAACGACTCAATGATGACAGGATACCAGAacgtaaattatttgatcGTATAGCTGATAGATTACCTGAGAGAATGGAAAATAAtgaccatcatcatcatcatcaccatcatcaacaacaacaagatCACCAAGATCGTCCGCCACCGGAACCGGTCAATCTTTTCCAGCCAATTCAACCGCCACCGCCGATGATTAACGAAAAACCACCAGCAATTTACAGTCTTGCCACAACACCGCCAATGGAACCGcagaacttaaaaataaaacaagaaaTCATTCATCCAGAGCCGGATCCTCTCCAGAGTCTTAAAGAAGTAAAAGTTCCTGGATTCCAAGGCGGTTTTCCAGGTCCGAGCTTAGATAATATTAAGAAAGATCCAGATGCGAGTAAACCTCCAACGCCGAGTAAACACTCGAGCCAACAGCCTCTGGctcaacagcagcagcaacagcaacagcagcaacaacctGTACCAATACAACAGTCAATAGCAGCATCTCCAACACCACTACCTCCACCTACGTCAATTCCCCAGCCTGTAATGCACCCAAGTCAACAACCAAGTCCCCACATGGCTCATCCGTTCCATCCTCACCATCCATTGATGCATCATTCGCTATTTGCCGCAATGCATCCTTATCATGCTCATGCTTACCCGGGTTACCCACCAGTAAGTGGTTACCCATCGTTTCCTCCTTACCCTTACGGACCACCAGTTCCTCATGCCATTCCTCCGCCATCTCCACAACGTAGCCAAGAAAGTACGACAATGATGACTGCCCATCACTCGAGTTCGAGCTCTAGTGTAACCACGCGTGAGGAAGGCGAAAATCTGATAGCAACTCATCATCATTCTTCGTCCAGTCATCATCAAGCTGCTACGCTGCATCACGATAAATTACTCAGTATTTCATCGCATTCGTCGCACAGTCATTCATCATCGCACAGCAGCTCACAGCACAATAGTCAACGTAAACAGCAGCAACCACCACCTCAAATGGTACAGCAACAAGGATGTTTGACGCCATCAAGTGCAatgcatcatcatcatcgtggGCCACCGTCATCTGTACCACCCAGCATACAGCAACCACCAATTATTGAACCTAAAGTTGAAGAAATGATGGAACCAGAGCCAGAAGAATCACCAAGTCCACGTGGTCCGTCACCCGAACCGCGTATCGAAGATTCCGAGTGTCATCGTTCACAGTCAGCGATATTTTTACGTCACTGGAATCGCGGTGAAAATAACAGCTGTACTCGTACAGATCTTATGTTTAAACCAGTGCCTGATTCTAAATTAGCACGTAAGCGGGAAGAACGTTCACGTAAACAAGCAGAACGTGAACGCGAAGAACGTGATCGTGCTGCTCAGCAAGCCCGTAAAATGTCAACGCCTGAAAAACAACCTGAAGTTTGTAAACCACCGAGTCGTGGACCAATGGAACCAGTTGTGTCACCTTACGACAGGTACGCAGCGACGCGTCCAAGTTCATACACAGACACACCGGCATTGAGGCAACTATCGGAATACGCGCGTCCTCATGCTGGTTACTCGCCAGCTCGACATCCTGGACCACCAGATCCAATGTTACACTACATGTACGCACCTGGTGCACGTGAAAGGCTTGAACTTGAACATATGGAGCGCGAAAAGCGTGAGCGAGAGATTAGAGAATTAAGGGAACGTGAACTGAATGATAGATTGAAAGAGGAATTGATGAAAGGAACGCCTAGACCTATGCCAGCACCTGTTGATCCCCATTGGCTTGAAATACACAGGAGATACGCTGCTGCAGGACTAGCCCCTGGACCTTCCGGACCACCTCAGAGTCTTCAGCATCTTGGGTTCTACGGTGCGCCACCTGGTCCGAGTCAGCTAGACCGCGAACGTATGGAACGACTAGGTAATTATAGCAATATTTATTTCGTAATACAATCATTGTCGTTTATGTCGTTGTAAGCTTTGATGaatgattaattgattgaatGAATCATGTTTCAAATGGGTAATAGGTGGTATGAATGtacactcataaaaaaaatgttacaaaATTCTAAAGCCCATAACTTTTAGTTGAGTTATCGTATTGGAAGATACACGTAAAAAAGGTGTAGTTGAATTTACCACAATTGGGGAAACATATACTACACTGACTAGCAATATTTAGGATCACTACATATTTGGTAATGGCTACTAGCCTATTATGGTACACAAATTGTTGTAACATCTACTACTGTCGTAGGTTAAAACAACTCTTTGGTAAATGACCGCTGTGGTTCTTACTACTCCACACCatagtttcaaatttttatccttaatttatttattaaacatatattcattgatatttgttatttttcatggtatttaaatagttttaaaaattttttaatttataatatattgttgacacaaagagtttttaaatatattaaaatggatttgtaaataattaattcgaaaTGTCATAcgcactaaatttttaaagtagatttttttttctatatgtcatgatatttatttttcatttggaaTTATcgttatgaaaaattaatttttgtattactaACATagtttcattgaatatttaatttttgttgatataaAATGCAAGAGCCTAATTTTAAAGGTTTTAATTCACACATTTAAAGATGTAGTAATTATAACTACAATTGTGGAGCTAGTACAACCGCACAGTGGGGTAAAAAAGTTGAAGGTGGCGCTGTTGTTTTCGTTTGTAAGTCATTTTACTACACATTGGAGTAGATCGTACAAATTATGTGATATTGTGTTCTCCAAAAATAGTAATACCAacaaattcttataaaattgtgtGGTTAAAGAAACCACAGGATGAGGTTTCCATATTACATTGAGTAGTTACTGAGCTTACAAGCTTTTACCCCAGTCGAATAGTAAATAGAACTACAGTAGAGATTAATCTTATACAGTCATTTATGCTACTCCATTTGTCAACACGATGACCACAAAATgtagtttaattattactagttTAGTGTGGTAAATTTaactccaaaatttttttatgtgtaataataaaaaatacttggcCTTTAGCTCTAATTACAAGATGGCGGTGACGCTTAAGACgccatatttttatacttcaaTCTATCAAAAACGttccttcaaaaattttcataactgaagttctaaattttttatttcgttcataaaatcattgataatttttttatagacgcCATTTTGATTTCTATTAAGTTgtcaataagttttaaaagtaatttgataattgataagtaaatagacatatttatttgtcatttacTTTTGTAACGGCTgttcaaattataaaacccgtctgaaaattttctaatttgaatttcgcggCAAAAATCAATTCCTTATGCGCTGCCGCCATTTTGTCGAGAGTTAAATAGTAAAGTATTTGAATTGACTCTAATTGAAAGGGACTTTAGAGTTTTGGTAAAGTAAATAATCAAATGAAAGAAAAGTGTGTTGACATTGGGTCCGTTAATTGTGCGGGTTTAGGGATCCCTACTGGAGCCGGCGGGGGGCCAGCGGGCGCAGGAGCCGGCCATCCTGTTGCACATCATCATGGCCAGCTTGACGAGCGACTGGCTCTAGCTGCCGATCCGATGATCCGATTACAGATGGCTGGCATCTCGCCCGAATATCATGCTCACACTCACGCGCATACTCACGCGCATACCCACTTGCACCTACATCCAGGACAACAGCAGGCCCAGCAACAAGCACAGCAACAACAGGAAATGGCTGCCGCTGCCGCTGGATACCCCCTGCCTGGTATGTCtccccataaaaaaaaaaaaaaaaccaaaatcaTCATCAATCGTgtcttcaaataattttcatagaaaaaattaaattgaataattaaaacatcTTTTGGTTTTTGCAAATCTTTTTCctcatgttaaaaaaattttattctcactgctacttattatttttattcttttatgttattaaaacatttaaatataaatttattataaagggtggccacaaaccgggaaatgtcagggaatttcgaaaagtatCCGGGAATTTTATTGCgacagtttaaaatttttaagtaattttcaaCAGACTGTAAATAGAAGGAAAATGGTCTTacagcaaaaacaaaaaaaatcaaattgtagcttcaagtatctaattttcaaatctggtcttaaaatgtttttactatGCGCAGTCCCGgaaaaatcctaaaaaaaccatcgaaaaaaaaaattacaaattttcgcTCGTTTCAAAACTGGTTTTCGGgcttctataaaattttttcgcttgattgattttttattatttaagaatcgtccataataaaaaaatttcaagaccAGATTAAAACTAGAAACTTGGAGCTACAATTTGTCTTTTTTGTACGACCGTTTTCCTTTGAGTTACAGTTTCttgaaaatctttttaaaaatttgaaattattttactgtctTTTAACTTTTGCGActcttatattttaaatttattttaatcttaaaatttcatattaaatattttaacttacatACTTTTAACATCGAATAATCAAAGTCGGCcgtatcaatttattttattgactttCTTTTTTGGTTTCTCGCATGatttaatcatcaaatttaattattgactgaaaatttaattaaatttatgaatcagggaaaaatttttaaactttacgaGAAAACCGGGAAATATCAAGGGGTTTGAAATCATTTCTCTGTGGCCAACTCtgttataatataattatttaaataaatttttttatatatttatatatgaatatttattatcagagagaatgaaataaatttttagctcgTCGGCTTttctaacaaaaaataattataataaaaagggTATGAGTGCAATATTGATATGAATGAgagtgttttatttaattaataaaaataataataataacaaacatatatttttttaatttacttaagtaataaaatttatgacgtGGTTatgaatgattatttaaaattgaatgacTGCAGTTTCATATTAGCACTAATTAAATTTGCTtacttatttatgtaaatttacagttagcataaattttaaaacggaTGTTAACTagttttctaattattttttctttgataatttaataattattttattaatgaagtaacaaaaaaaaacttactatatcttttttttgtcCCGTTCTATTCATAATCCCATAGCGGCGGCTGGTGCTAATTACCCACGACCAGGAATGATGCAACGTGACCCAACACTTGGATTACATCCAGCGGAATTATTATCACGACCTTATGCTGATATTGCAGCGGCGGCACATCATGAACAACTACAACGTCACTTGATGATGGAACGCGAACGCGGATATCCTCCAAGTCATGCGTCTTTAGTTGCTCATCATGAAGAATACTTAaggtttttatattaaaatattatatatatacttttttttaatgtatgtattgataaaattaaaacggCAGCATAATTATTGCCAAAGAGGTTCTAGcttgatacaaaaaattactgacttTTAAATTACTAGACATAACATGCTCGCTTCACGCGccttcattttttcaaaaattccgcCACTATCTCAGTCGATTAGActgaatttaatgaattattaattgttaatcaTTATGATCTCTGGCGAATCCGAATCACGGTATTTATCGTAAGTTacgataattattgttatttacgGTATGTAGAAGAATTACGATAAGCTACGGTATTTTTTACGACAAAGTTACGGTAATGTACCAAATATGTGCGGTCGGTCTATGGTATTTTACAGTAAACGTGCGATAAAATTCCGGTATATCATCTTAAATGTTCAGATTTACTACAAAATTATGATAACTTACCGGAAAATGAAGTATTATACCGCGTTTATGGTAAAAAGTGTTGTAAATTTCTGTATGTTGCCGTAATCTACAgtaaattactgtaatttgcAGTATATTACTGTAAACTTCGGTCAATTACTGTAAAACGCGGTAAATTTACCGCAGAGATGCGGTATTTTAGGACTA
This genomic interval carries:
- the LOC103579979 gene encoding arginine-glutamic acid dipeptide repeats protein isoform X4, whose protein sequence is MYLRAARSMAAFAGMCDGGSPDDGCVAASRDDTTINALDILHDSGYDPGRALQALVKCPVPKGIDKKWSEEETKRFVKGLRQFGKNFSRIRKDLLPHKDTPELVEYYYLWKKTPGANNNRPHRRRRQGSLRRIRNTRNSRAGTPKEETPTVQTKENNTPANTTSAKEATTEPETPSVGASASSNNNNSTSTNNNNNNSNNNNPGGEVSSVTEDDNSEEDSDSRDTNTNGSAFERSCQHCFSTTSKDYQIAGKDRLLLCLECRSHLKKTGELPPAPPYLFRPVPAESPDSPGRMRTRNKAKETPRPARPRRTGGTDTPDQEKQQQQQQQQQQQNQQTPDKKKKSTKSETPKKTQKRPQIDENDEDKDSQKRKRAESPSESLTTDSNSLMDEPERENEVDSNENQPSSNVPVVNEDPFSPETTPEESSETTPVSTPIPPPVITNLPINVPVIHVLEKKPVIEESPPEIKTEPEDLMNQQQQQQMQQHQQQQQQQQQQQQLQPVPLKLEPLPTEAEMSPVNEEIKSEPDLQPQNLNINQQHQQQQQQQQQQQQQQQQQQQQQQQHQQQQQHQQQQQQMQPQPMINDLSQNMPRNLSQPMSNPIIIPQSIPTALPPPPPTQLPPQPPQGLPLNMQYSGSIQAAQTVPQNLSQNISIPQNIPQPIAQSLAASRDMIQPPMTNHAEPQPLAQSIPVPPLNLNIPQNLSQMSQMPPSPQPLGLTVMPTDNRINERLNDDRIPERKLFDRIADRLPERMENNDHHHHHHHHQQQQDHQDRPPPEPVNLFQPIQPPPPMINEKPPAIYSLATTPPMEPQNLKIKQEIIHPEPDPLQSLKEVKVPGFQGGFPGPSLDNIKKDPDASKPPTPSKHSSQQPLAQQQQQQQQQQQPVPIQQSIAASPTPLPPPTSIPQPVMHPSQQPSPHMAHPFHPHHPLMHHSLFAAMHPYHAHAYPGYPPVSGYPSFPPYPYGPPVPHAIPPPSPQRSQESTTMMTAHHSSSSSSVTTREEGENLIATHHHSSSSHHQAATLHHDKLLSISSHSSHSHSSSHSSSQHNSQRKQQQPPPQMVQQQGCLTPSSAMHHHHRGPPSSVPPSIQQPPIIEPKVEEMMEPEPEESPSPRGPSPEPRIEDSECHRSQSAIFLRHWNRGENNSCTRTDLMFKPVPDSKLARKREERSRKQAEREREERDRAAQQARKMSTPEKQPEVCKPPSRGPMEPVVSPYDRYAATRPSSYTDTPALRQLSEYARPHAGYSPARHPGPPDPMLHYMYAPGARERLELEHMEREKREREIRELRERELNDRLKEELMKGTPRPMPAPVDPHWLEIHRRYAAAGLAPGPSGPPQSLQHLGFYGAPPGPSQLDRERMERLAAAGANYPRPGMMQRDPTLGLHPAELLSRPYADIAAAAHHEQLQRHLMMERERGYPPSHASLVAHHEEYLRNFYYRQQRERELKVRALEEAARGSRQ